The genomic DNA TATTCAAAATAAACATACATCAATACACATATATAATAGGACAATGCAGAAACAAGACTTGGGTATTCCACCAAGCTCCCCACCTTTACGTTGAAGCCTAGGCTATCCACATCAAGCATCTGAGCCGAGTCTACCTGAAGGTATCATTCATATGTTAGTACAATCATAAACAGATGTTGATTTAAAGTCTCTGGGGCTTGACAAATGAATGGCAAGGCATGGTTAAATAGAGAAAGTAGTGCCTATTATACAATGATAAATGAGACAATTGAGTAATTAGGCGAAGGTTTTGTTCACCTTATTTACGTTGGGATTCACCTTGTCATCACATAAAGTATAACTCACAATGAAAATGTGTCTTTCATAGTGAATGATACATTAATTATGATCAACAATTGTAAAGTGATGCTCGTTACGAAGAATTTAAACATGCAAACTGTAATGTTCATTTAAATACCTTTACTGAGGTTGAATATTGTACAATTGCTTGGGTGTCTTCAGCGTGATCCCTGTTCATATGTGACTAGCAAAGGAAGTACATGTCAATAAACATAACACCCAAAAAAATGATGCGAAAATCATGACCGTACCGCGATAGGTTTTGTAAATTGAGCTATCGGATCGACTTTTGCAGCTTTATATTCCTCACCATCAAATTCTAGCAACAAAAGATCACAAGGGACAAATACAATGAGATAATCATTTAATTGTattgctaaaatttcttttgctatattttGATACAGTTACAAATCCTAACATAGTTAACACAAACATAGAATCAAAAAGCAAATACCATCAAGATGGCAATAGTATTCACTACAGATTACTTGTATAGAAATAGGTAACTTGCTTCCTTGATTGCATGATACCATGTTGATTTAGGTGTTAGAATTTCAGCATTAAATGAGCTGCCATTAGTCGATATGCAGTGTTTGTAAAAACTAGTAGGCTTAGATCGAACTAATATTGGTGAGCCATGTTTAAACCAAACTTATGATTCATTTAATAGACCTTGAACACATCATGTGGACCAAGTGAGTGATGTTGTATAGGCTTTTATCTTCAGCTTTTGATGGGAAGGGCCAAATAATCTTTCTATAAATGCATGGAAGGTCTGCTCTCCTACCCTAGTAGCGTGTTCAACCCATTGTGTGTCCCCATGGGGATGCCCAGTTGGTTAGAGGGCGACAACTTTGCTACAATGGGGCAAGGAGTCAATTCTTTGCAGACGCATGCTCTCGAGGGAAAAAAACTCCTACCCTCTAGCCACTTGGCGGTCGGCTATAAACTGACCtcttgatttacctcccttcacataacctgAGGACAGATTGTGAGGGGTGCCtagggtgagcgtaatcaccttttgctacagTATTCAACAAGGGAGAagtgagaagaagaggaagaccaaCTGCAGTTTCAAGGAAATTCAATTCCTCATTTCCATGGCACAAAGAGGTATTACATGCCCATCTACTCATTTAAATTTATGTACTTGAGATAATAACTCTTCTCAAATTAGGATGGTCATTGTTAGTGATTCAATCAAAGGTGATTTATTTTCCATGTGAAATGTCATAGAAGCCATACAGTGGTAGATGTAAGTTACATGATGAAGGGTATTTGACTCCCAACAATTAGGTAGATTATTTCATAAGGGTGATCCACAGCCACCACTACCATGCCAACAGCAATGAGATCACCTTCATGATCATTCATCATGGTAGTTCGCAATCAATGTCATGCAGTTAAGGACTCACTCTTACTTAACTGAAAGTTGCTTTAAATTAATATACCAAGCACTGCTTTATCTGAGATGGAACTAAAGTTTGGTTACATGAATTCATGAAAATTACCTCCTGATCCTAGTAGTGCTGTAGCAATTCCAGAAACATAGCGAACATATTTAGGTTTGATGCGAATCAAACTAAAGTCACCAAAATCAACCTATGATTGCAGAATACATCTTTCATCACTCGTAAATGTGTAAAACAGCACAATGTATCATGGAAAAGACATTTTATAGTCACCCAAAATGCATCTGGATGTTTTTTGAGGTAAGCAGTACGAGCAGACTCCTTATCAACATCAGAAAGCTGCAAGGCAAAAGGCATTTTTAGAGGAGGTTTAAACCAAGAGATTTATAGTAGGGCTAAATTATCAAGGAGGGGAAAGATGAGAAGAGTGAACTTTCAGAACATTATTATCAAAAAAACAACTAAAAAGGTAGCATTCCTAGAATCATACACAGGAACTATTTGTTATCATTGAAGAAAGAGGATACATAATCTGAGATTTCAGACAATTTAGCCAGCAAGTAGAGTTGTCATAATGACAGAATGCAGAATTAATAAAGTTAACAAGCACAAGTCATTAGCATTTGTAAGTTCTTTAGTGTCATGCGAGGCATATCAACTGTCATGTTTGTTTCTAAGCAATTCCTGATGATGGTAGTTGAAAATTCATGTACATTAAAGGCATACTAAATCTCTAGAATCCAGAAGAGCAAATGGTGAAAGAACAAAACCCTAGGAAAAAAAGGATATTTCCTGACACAATCATCGTACTTTTCCATGAAAAATGTTTCATTTCATAACTAGAATATCATTCGCAAACCTAGACTAACATTTACCGCTTCTATTTAAAGAATTACAGTCACACTTTCTCCAATGTCAACATAAACAAGTCATTTTAGTACCACATAGATGCGATCAACTATGTAGATTTTATCCCACCATTAACTTTACCGACTCCTTGATAAAAACTATGGATAATCTTGTGTGGAGAATGAGTAATTTACAGAATTAGAATATCATCACAAAACTGTATTACCATTTAACACTTCCATTTAGAATCTCATATTGATTCAACAATATCACATCAGTAAGGCATCTTAGTACCAACTATTAGGAATTAACTTCATAGATCTTGTGACTCTATTAATTCTATCCAAGTTTTATCTgctatgtttacaaaaagaagaaTATTGTGAGGTATTTTATATGAGATAATCATTACAAGATATAGGACCCAGGATAAAATCCTAATCCCAAAGGTACCATTGTAGGACTAAACCCATTATACCTAATAATCCTATTAATTTTAAGACTCTAAACTCTAGTCCTCAAGGTAAAGCATGGATACTATGTCCAACTTATTACATTATCTAGAAAATGTAGATTGGCACGATGAGAATGAAATAAACACATAATACACTATGAGAATGAAATAAACACATAATACACTATGAGAATGAAATAAACACATAATACTCATAGCAAAATGGCACTTAAAACAGAGAGAGAAAATAGTCAATGATCCATTCGACCTCTAATCAACACAACCAATGATGTTTTTGACCTCAGCTCAGCACATTGACAATGAGTGAAGATAACGAGAGAAAGGATGCAGTGAATGAGAACAAAGAGAGTTCTCAGGAATAAATCTTGTGTAAGCTCCTCCCTGCAGCGTCACATACAACACCACCAAATTGACTAAGGGAAAGGGAAACACTCAGAAGTCTAGAGGAAAGATGAATATCATAACTCAACTCTTTGTTGTACATAACAAACTGAGAACAGATTATTTGTCCCTGTTCAATCTTCACAGTAGATGAATAATATAGTTAATTTCTTTTGAAGAAGTAGCAAATTGAGAATAGATCATCTCTGTTCAGGTCTTCACTCCAGAGTCCAGATCGCTAGAAATGGATGGCACAATTAGACTCCTTGCTAAAAGTAATAAATTGGGATCATGATATTTCATTATTGAGGTCTTTACTAGTTTCTAGTCAACACAGAAGCAACATGCAAATAGAATAAATATGATTCTAAATGATGATGAGaaattgaaagaagaagaagaactagacGTATATCTGTAAAGAGGGAGAAGAAACATGGAGAAGGCATATCAGCAGAGAGAAGCAACAAAAAGGCAGAtataaaaatacacaaaaaaATTGGAGGTGAGAACAAGATCTTAGGAGGTATCACTGTCATCGAACAAGGCAAGATTTGAAAGAAAACTCCCTTCATGTCAAGATGCAGAAGAAAACCCTACTAAGACAGGAAGAATGGCAGAAAAACAAGAACTAGGCAGACAAATCTTCAACTCAAGATCACCAAAAGTAGAAGAAGAGACAGTACAAGATTAGAATCTAGAGTTCTCAGAAGAAATCCAATTCTATAGGAGAAACTCGGCAAGATGAATGGTTCAATAAAGAACAATACATGCACAAATCTGAAAAATCTAGATCAAACTTACACGACAGGAGGCAAGTGATATAGATTATTACAGCAATTCTTAGCCCACAAAGATGATGGAATCCTGCAAGGAAGAAGAGCGCACTTCTAGAAGTTGACTCATAGATCTCCTGCTACATGCCATACAATGCTGCAGATGTTGCAATGGAAGTGGGAGGTGAAGTATCTATTTTATCCAcacttaattatttttagataataatattttaaatttttaactcttCAACAATTGAAATCATCATCTCAACAAGAGGACCCTTATTGATATAAGTTCTCCATTCCTAATTATATTAATATGACAAATAAAATACAAGGTTtcaaattggtttgaatcaatcaccaaggTTTGAGATGAAAAGCAATTCCCCCAGCTTTGGCAACTAACTTTACATGTTTCCAGACAAACCAACACTTAACCCATAGAATGTGTAGAATCACATGTTAATTTAGTATTTAAGACCATATGTGTCATCCAATAAATTAAGATACACGGACAACGTTATAAATAATTCTCACCACAGAGcaagaaagaagagaaaaaaaaattgcacATACTGGAACAGCATCACCATATATGGTGACAATTGTATCGGTCCTATCTTCTGGATCCTTTGCTACAAGCAATGAGCACTTAGGATTTGCCAATAGATTCTGCATGCATTACAAATTTCCCCGTTAGACTGTTCAAAATAAACTCCAACCGATCAAGAGATAAAAAGTAGAAAAATGAAAAGTTTCAAAAAAGATAATGTGGATTCACAAATGCATGATCCCAAAAGCTAGCAGCATACTCACTTTTGAATGGACAGCTAAACTACTGACTGCCAGTATGGGAGAACCACTATAATCACATGCAAAATCAACCATTGATCCAGAAGGATAACCCTGGTGGTCCTGCACAGCCACATGTACGAAATCAAAGATTCAAAATGTTGAATTGGAAAAGAAATAACAATATAGATTATTCTTTTTAATTGTTCATCTAAGAATCAAATGttagttaaaagaaaaaaaaatatatatttagttcAATTACAATCCGATTAATGTTGTGATCAATATTTGTGAatagataaaaaggaaattattatCTTGAAGCCCAAGATAAAGGAATTTTCTGTGGGAAATCATTTTATCTTTGCATCAATTTGTTTTCTGTCCAATTCTCAGGAAAATATAGGGTCGGTATATCAACTATAATAGTATGATGCAAATGACCGACCTTCCATTATCCAAAACCCACATGATCTGTGTAGCAGTTCATCACTCTCATTAAGGATAGAGATTCAGAGCATGTAGTTTCAATTAAGCCTTCAAATgttcaataaattaaaattgacttactcATTCTAGCGAGCTACCTTATTGTTCCTCTTATGCAACCATGGAAAATGGATACAAAAACTTAGATAGAATATTTGAAAAATGTTGCCATATGGAAAATGAAAGGAAACAAGATGTAGCTAGAACAAATAACAAAAATGAAAGAAACTAGGTTTAGATGATTTAGCACATTCAATGACAACAAGTTGAGTTGATTAGAATTGAAAGCATTAAGGCTAGAGGAAGACCAATTAACTTTTACATAGCTAAGAGTGATTTAAAAGATCATACCATCACGTAGAGCCAACGGTTGAGCAAAATCCATCTAGCCGACCCCAAAAAATTCAGGACTCATTATTTGATAAGTGACAAAATATAAAAGTTTAGAAAGGTAAAACCAATAACGTAAATGTCTAACCCAAATCTAAATTCATTGCTTCAACAAGAAGAGTCAAATGGATCTCTTTTTTCTACTTTATCTAGACCCAGATTTCATCTAAAGAGTGCAACAAAGGATAGTGTAAGTACTTCAAACATTATTTCCTTTATAGGTTAATCAATTCAAGTATTTGAAAAGGAAAATAGAGGATCATCACTTCTTTGACCCTGACAAGTTGGACCTGTCTCAACTCAAGTCACATCCACTCTATAATGTAGGTTAATGCTGAATTAAAATCCCTGAAACCACTCATCCAGTCCTTGTCGAGGCTAACTATAGCACTAAGCAAGGTTCTAAGTGATAATGCCACAAAACCAAAAACAAGAAGGTTTTAACTATCATCTGCAGAAAAATGTTATGACTACATATTTGTCAAGAACAACATTAGGTTGGTGCTAGTAGCTTACATAGATGTTTCTGCACCATAAAATCACAAGAAAGAAAAAGTCTAAATTACACTTTTCATGCTTTTCCATATTTTTTATAGTTGGcgttgttagaaccccaaggttattttgatgtgatcaacaagttaaattaagtcctgtggtgttttaaccctgtgtctaagtgtgcaggaatttaggagcacaggaagtcaaacggaaaacgtggctagcgagaaggacggcacggggagagagccaacggactcggtgcatccgagggacgagaaggaagcgtgcgttggttccaagggacgagaagccggagcggaagattgctcggggagcaagagacgcaactacc from Zingiber officinale cultivar Zhangliang chromosome 4A, Zo_v1.1, whole genome shotgun sequence includes the following:
- the LOC121971959 gene encoding uncharacterized protein LOC121971959, with translation MKSVLRPLPVRFSVTHPVAASCFFNGLAVCSKRSLPFSHLIKVPSPPRHPLYSSTFSPPLAMASSSSSSSSQAPAPGDTTSITDAFEKIRVHQEAATRLSPVEEIRTLLDFSIRGVLSTFSQDHQGYPSGSMVDFACDYSGSPILAVSSLAVHSKNLLANPKCSLLVAKDPEDRTDTIVTIYGDAVPLSDVDKESARTAYLKKHPDAFWVDFGDFSLIRIKPKYVRYVSGIATALLGSGEFDGEEYKAAKVDPIAQFTKPIASHMNRDHAEDTQAIVQYSTSVKVDSAQMLDVDSLGFNVKAGFGGNNLKLRIPFPRQAQDRKDVKTLIVEMLQAAKSNNRA